The Leptospira levettii genome has a segment encoding these proteins:
- the lsa20 gene encoding LIC11469 family lipoprotein adhesin Lsa20 yields the protein MKQRLILCFVFGLILLFHSCEEKVDPAIHEHNEVVVTNPIPSNKVKIDVRWAYTSLPLEMEIREPGGAQTLALWTTGTVQDGKRAPFGDPIPNGQLVLKPGSKKQFLLVMKNPTENPVYFFAAPHSAMPVEHSFGFKFKCLCVNHAFSIPPKETWYRVVEIRLAPDFLGDTLVLTHNLIGITKERMLQFEKSASKSLPSEMD from the coding sequence ATGAAACAACGACTTATACTTTGTTTTGTTTTTGGTTTGATACTTTTGTTTCATTCCTGTGAGGAAAAAGTAGATCCAGCGATTCATGAACACAACGAAGTTGTTGTTACCAATCCCATCCCATCTAACAAAGTGAAAATTGATGTTAGGTGGGCATACACTTCCTTACCTTTGGAAATGGAAATTAGAGAACCTGGAGGAGCACAAACTTTAGCACTCTGGACAACTGGTACTGTACAAGATGGAAAACGCGCTCCCTTTGGTGACCCAATTCCGAATGGACAATTGGTCTTAAAACCCGGTTCAAAAAAACAATTTTTATTGGTGATGAAGAATCCAACAGAAAACCCTGTTTATTTTTTTGCAGCACCACACTCCGCGATGCCAGTGGAACATAGTTTTGGATTTAAATTCAAATGTTTATGTGTAAACCATGCGTTTTCGATACCACCAAAAGAAACTTGGTACCGAGTCGTTGAAATCCGTCTTGCACCTGACTTTTTGGGAGATACATTGGTCTTAACTCATAACTTAATTGGCATTACGAAAGAAAGAATGTTACAGTTTGAGAAAAGTGCAAGTAAATCTCTCCCAAGTGAGATGGATTGA
- a CDS encoding FAD-binding domain-containing protein: MKVSFPTDPISIQKRIQSIDPVKYGSSRNYIDGEVSLLSPYIARGYISTKQIFEHVSSLEYKPYQITKFVQELAWRDYFQQVWRNKGEHLFQDLKQTQPGIRHYKIPKSILRDHVQTGIPGINRELNDFYETGYLHNHVRMYIASLVCNIGGAYWKKPSEWMYYHLLDADVASNTCSWQWVSGSFSSKKYVANQENINKYLKTNDHVTYLDRSYEEILEFNIYPKELEELFDWDLTSVYRETENWIESKIWNPNPDEHIYSNSNPNFPLDLDPSLPVLIYDFYNLDPNWKKDILANRIFMLRPHFFRKFPSSPKTMDFVFALAKNIPKIQFFWGEWEDLLRQLNSKRPEIYWKEHPTNKEYIGKEEERDWIFSEVTGYYPSFFAYWKKCEKIWDRKNLPNQPNLF; this comes from the coding sequence TTGAAAGTTTCCTTTCCAACAGATCCAATTTCCATTCAAAAAAGAATCCAATCAATCGATCCAGTCAAGTATGGTAGTTCAAGAAACTATATTGATGGAGAAGTTTCATTATTATCACCTTACATTGCGAGAGGATATATCTCCACCAAACAGATCTTCGAACATGTATCTTCCTTGGAATACAAACCATATCAAATTACAAAATTTGTTCAAGAATTAGCCTGGCGCGATTATTTTCAGCAAGTTTGGCGAAATAAAGGAGAACACTTATTTCAAGATTTAAAACAAACACAACCAGGAATAAGGCACTACAAAATTCCGAAATCAATTTTAAGAGATCATGTTCAAACTGGAATCCCAGGGATTAACAGAGAGTTAAACGATTTTTACGAAACTGGTTATCTTCACAATCATGTAAGAATGTATATTGCCTCACTTGTGTGTAATATTGGTGGTGCCTACTGGAAAAAACCTTCAGAATGGATGTATTATCATTTGTTAGATGCAGATGTAGCAAGTAACACTTGTAGTTGGCAGTGGGTTTCTGGTTCATTTAGTTCAAAAAAATATGTAGCCAACCAAGAAAACATCAACAAATACCTAAAAACGAATGACCATGTTACTTATTTAGATCGTAGTTATGAAGAAATCCTTGAATTCAATATTTATCCCAAAGAACTGGAGGAATTATTTGATTGGGACTTAACGTCTGTTTACCGAGAAACTGAAAATTGGATCGAATCAAAAATTTGGAACCCAAATCCAGATGAACACATATATTCCAACTCAAATCCAAACTTCCCTTTGGATTTGGATCCTTCGTTACCAGTGTTAATATATGATTTTTACAATCTTGATCCGAATTGGAAAAAAGACATTCTAGCAAATCGTATTTTTATGTTACGCCCTCATTTTTTTAGAAAGTTTCCTTCGTCTCCCAAAACTATGGATTTTGTATTTGCTCTCGCAAAGAATATACCAAAAATCCAATTTTTTTGGGGTGAATGGGAGGATCTACTACGCCAATTAAATTCAAAACGGCCGGAAATCTATTGGAAAGAACACCCAACTAACAAAGAATATATCGGTAAAGAAGAGGAAAGAGATTGGATTTTTTCTGAAGTTACAGGATACTATCCTTCCTTTTTTGCCTATTGGAAAAAATGTGAAAAAATTTGGGATCGTAAAAATTTACCGAACCAACCAAATTTGTTTTAA
- a CDS encoding NADP-dependent isocitrate dehydrogenase, with product MPTTMKESNTNKAEENKEAVVTLIEGDGIGPEIIQQTIRILNEAKSCLQFEKVEAGSSVYLSGILSGIAENAWDTIRKYPTILKGPITTPRGKGYKSLNVTIRKTLGLYANVRHAKTYDPFIATNHPNTDIVIIRENEEDTYAGIEHRQTLEVTQCLKLITVPGTEKIVRYAFEFARSNGRKKITCMVKDNIMKITDGLFANIFQTVAKEYPEIEAESMIIDIGAALLANRPQKFDVILAPNLYGDILSDIAAEVTGSVGMCGSANIGDFVSMFEAVHGSAPDIAGKNIANPTAVIKATVMMLTHLGKTEKAKLIRNAVLKTIEDGYRTADVFQNQKNTTLVGTKEYGDAIIDRLGKNPEILSASELVKPKSFTLSLPTQKEKKELVGVDIFLDIPSDRDPDVLGKNIEVITENFLHLKMITNRGVKVYPKGQKETFLTDHFRCRFISPNGGKIQHKDITAVLTLLESKGYDFIKTENLYEFDGVPGYSLGQGE from the coding sequence ATGCCTACAACGATGAAAGAATCAAATACAAACAAAGCGGAAGAGAACAAAGAAGCTGTTGTTACTCTGATTGAAGGAGATGGAATTGGACCTGAGATCATCCAACAAACAATCCGCATTTTGAATGAAGCAAAATCTTGCCTACAATTTGAAAAAGTAGAAGCTGGTTCATCGGTTTATTTATCAGGCATACTCTCTGGAATTGCTGAAAATGCTTGGGATACGATTCGCAAGTATCCAACTATTTTAAAGGGTCCGATCACCACTCCCAGAGGGAAAGGATATAAAAGTTTAAATGTTACCATTCGTAAAACATTAGGATTATATGCAAATGTTAGACATGCCAAAACATATGATCCCTTCATCGCAACGAATCATCCCAATACCGATATAGTCATCATTCGTGAAAATGAAGAAGATACATATGCAGGAATTGAGCACCGCCAAACACTTGAAGTTACACAATGTTTAAAATTGATCACAGTCCCTGGTACTGAAAAAATTGTGCGTTATGCATTTGAGTTCGCAAGATCAAATGGAAGAAAAAAAATCACATGTATGGTAAAAGACAACATCATGAAAATTACAGATGGGTTGTTTGCCAATATCTTCCAAACTGTCGCGAAAGAATACCCTGAAATTGAAGCAGAAAGTATGATCATTGATATAGGCGCAGCATTACTCGCCAATCGACCCCAAAAATTTGATGTGATTCTTGCTCCGAATTTATACGGTGATATCCTTTCGGATATTGCAGCAGAGGTTACAGGTTCTGTTGGTATGTGCGGATCAGCAAATATAGGAGATTTTGTGTCGATGTTCGAAGCTGTTCATGGCAGTGCACCTGATATAGCAGGCAAGAATATTGCAAATCCAACTGCCGTGATTAAAGCTACCGTCATGATGTTAACACATTTAGGCAAAACGGAAAAAGCAAAACTCATTAGGAATGCAGTCTTAAAAACAATTGAAGATGGTTACCGAACTGCTGATGTATTTCAAAATCAAAAAAATACAACACTTGTTGGAACAAAAGAGTATGGAGACGCAATCATTGATAGGCTTGGAAAAAATCCGGAAATACTTTCTGCAAGTGAACTTGTAAAACCAAAATCATTCACTCTCAGTTTACCTACTCAAAAAGAAAAAAAAGAATTAGTGGGAGTTGATATTTTCTTAGATATACCTAGTGATCGTGATCCAGATGTTTTAGGAAAAAACATTGAGGTCATCACCGAAAACTTTTTACATTTAAAAATGATCACAAACCGAGGAGTAAAAGTTTATCCAAAAGGACAAAAAGAAACATTTTTAACTGATCATTTTCGATGTCGATTCATATCACCTAACGGTGGAAAAATCCAACATAAAGATATTACAGCCGTTCTAACCTTACTCGAATCAAAAGGATATGATTTTATCAAAACAGAAAATTTGTATGAGTTTGATGGAGTTCCTGGTTATTCCTTGGGACAAGGAGAATAA
- a CDS encoding TetR/AcrR family transcriptional regulator, translating to MPKIVDHNLYRMELLSKSLPIFVSKGVASVSMRELAKELGVSTGTLYHYFPTKEALFSSMAKHLVTTDAEAIQKLSEETTSIIDIVNFVSGKEGHFLNLMLLAVDIKRQHSESKELIQLVEDSFIAYESALNRFFPKETEGKGGKAFLAFFVGVLFLKSKGDEHTPWIDLFEGLRYLGDLLTWDSKQS from the coding sequence ATGCCAAAGATTGTAGATCATAATTTGTATCGAATGGAGTTACTTTCCAAATCCCTACCAATCTTTGTCTCCAAAGGGGTAGCTTCTGTTTCGATGAGAGAACTTGCAAAAGAACTGGGTGTTTCAACGGGAACGTTGTATCATTATTTTCCAACAAAAGAAGCCTTGTTTTCTTCAATGGCAAAACATCTAGTGACTACAGATGCAGAGGCAATCCAAAAGTTATCGGAAGAAACGACGAGTATTATCGATATCGTGAATTTTGTTTCAGGAAAAGAAGGACATTTTTTGAATTTGATGTTACTTGCTGTTGATATCAAAAGACAACATTCCGAATCTAAAGAATTAATACAATTGGTAGAAGATTCTTTTATTGCTTATGAAAGTGCACTCAATCGATTTTTTCCAAAAGAAACAGAAGGCAAGGGTGGTAAAGCCTTCCTTGCTTTTTTTGTCGGAGTTTTATTTTTAAAATCCAAAGGGGACGAACACACTCCTTGGATTGATCTGTTTGAAGGATTAAGGTATTTGGGTGATTTACTCACTTGGGATTCCAAACAATCGTAA
- a CDS encoding fatty acid desaturase, giving the protein MFLLNRMGKQKKGVTREPSSNTKHITINGTRIEALRNENILSAALRLEINFPNSCRVGGCATCKCQLMDGKVKELTETGYLLSDEELDKRYILACQSIPQTDVSVRVENKTSYSGTVIQQKILTDEICEISIQLDTKLSFKAGQYVSLSIEGMDAERNYSIANAPNQKQIVKFIVRKVPNGKLSNYILNENLLGKKAKLKGPFGNFYLRDSKKPILMVVGGSGLAPILAMLEEGILKGTKRPLTLLFGARKKEDLYKISEIKKIQKVWKGKFTFVPILSEEPAGKSWKGERGLVTSKIKDHLTKSSEIYLCGPPPMVDSATNELLKLGIQKQSIYADRFTTIDHSLSLQIDDKNSRYKAGLFDYLKFFLFHVVGLSSVVSILMGGYYTTIGFFSLLLFYLVGDAISGDDKNTPNYTKPEILTFQLWMALPILTLIFFCSIWTVSPTDTFGFGAWLTQIIGYDFNFAKLNTSSLVHVYAIIFTGLMIGLVGTITAHELTHRTWDPISMFIGRWLLAFSFDTIFSIEHVYGHHRYVSTTEDPATAPRGRNVYYHILVSTIKGNISAWKIEVKRLKRKNVCTLSYHNVFLRGHLMSVCLVVLAYSLGGTPGMFFFILSGLFGKSLLEIVNYMEHYGMVRLPEEPVQPRHSWNTNKRISSWTMFNLTRHSHHHAQGEVPYQDLRPYPNAPMMISGYLTTIVIALIPPLWNYLMIPKVKEWDQKFASSEELELIKIANRNSGNSEFLNSNHNQSLLQSKG; this is encoded by the coding sequence ATGTTTCTCTTAAACCGAATGGGCAAACAAAAGAAAGGGGTTACTCGTGAACCTTCCTCCAATACCAAACACATAACAATCAATGGAACCAGAATTGAAGCCCTTCGGAATGAAAACATTCTGAGTGCAGCACTACGGCTAGAAATCAATTTTCCAAATAGTTGCCGGGTAGGAGGATGTGCAACTTGTAAGTGTCAACTTATGGATGGGAAGGTGAAAGAACTCACCGAAACTGGGTATTTATTATCAGATGAAGAATTGGATAAACGTTATATCCTTGCTTGCCAAAGTATCCCCCAAACCGATGTTAGTGTACGAGTAGAAAACAAAACTTCTTATTCAGGAACAGTCATACAACAAAAGATTTTAACTGATGAAATCTGCGAAATCTCAATCCAATTGGATACAAAACTTTCTTTCAAAGCAGGCCAATATGTTTCCCTGTCGATTGAAGGTATGGACGCAGAAAGAAATTACTCCATCGCAAATGCACCCAACCAGAAACAGATTGTTAAGTTTATTGTACGTAAAGTTCCCAATGGAAAATTATCAAATTACATTTTGAATGAAAATTTACTGGGAAAAAAAGCAAAACTCAAAGGACCATTTGGCAATTTTTATCTTAGAGATTCCAAAAAACCAATTCTAATGGTTGTTGGAGGTAGTGGACTTGCGCCAATCCTTGCTATGTTAGAGGAAGGAATTTTGAAAGGCACCAAACGGCCGCTCACCTTACTTTTTGGCGCTCGTAAAAAAGAGGATTTATACAAGATCAGTGAAATCAAAAAAATTCAAAAAGTTTGGAAAGGGAAATTTACTTTTGTTCCTATACTTTCTGAAGAACCAGCTGGTAAAAGTTGGAAAGGGGAAAGAGGTCTTGTCACATCAAAAATCAAAGACCATCTAACAAAATCTTCTGAAATTTATTTATGTGGACCTCCACCAATGGTTGATTCTGCGACAAATGAATTGCTAAAACTGGGAATTCAAAAACAATCAATCTATGCCGATCGATTTACAACCATCGATCATAGTCTAAGTTTGCAGATCGATGACAAAAATAGTAGATACAAAGCTGGTTTGTTTGATTATCTAAAATTCTTTTTGTTTCATGTTGTAGGACTCTCATCGGTTGTTAGTATCCTAATGGGAGGTTATTATACTACCATTGGATTTTTTTCCTTACTCTTGTTTTATCTTGTTGGAGATGCAATTTCAGGTGATGACAAAAATACTCCCAATTATACAAAACCTGAAATTCTAACCTTCCAACTTTGGATGGCATTACCTATCTTAACTCTTATCTTTTTTTGTTCCATTTGGACTGTGAGTCCCACTGATACTTTTGGTTTTGGAGCTTGGTTAACACAAATAATCGGATACGATTTTAATTTTGCAAAATTGAATACATCTTCCCTTGTCCATGTTTATGCGATCATTTTTACTGGTTTGATGATCGGACTCGTTGGAACCATTACTGCACATGAATTAACCCATCGAACTTGGGACCCAATTTCCATGTTCATTGGCCGTTGGTTATTGGCATTCAGTTTTGATACCATCTTTTCGATTGAACATGTGTATGGTCACCATCGTTATGTTTCCACTACAGAAGACCCTGCCACTGCTCCTCGCGGTAGGAATGTATATTACCATATCCTTGTTTCCACCATCAAAGGCAATATCAGTGCTTGGAAAATTGAAGTTAAACGTTTGAAACGTAAAAATGTTTGTACATTATCATACCACAATGTTTTTCTAAGAGGGCATCTGATGAGTGTTTGTTTGGTTGTGTTAGCGTATTCACTTGGCGGAACCCCTGGTATGTTCTTTTTTATCCTTTCTGGATTATTTGGGAAAAGCCTTCTTGAAATTGTAAATTATATGGAACATTATGGAATGGTTCGATTGCCAGAAGAGCCCGTACAACCAAGACACTCTTGGAATACAAACAAACGAATTAGTTCTTGGACAATGTTTAATTTAACACGCCACAGCCACCACCACGCACAAGGAGAAGTTCCTTACCAAGATTTAAGACCGTATCCCAATGCACCTATGATGATCAGTGGTTATTTGACAACGATTGTAATCGCGCTCATACCACCTTTATGGAATTATCTGATGATACCAAAGGTTAAGGAATGGGACCAAAAGTTTGCAAGCTCCGAAGAATTGGAACTGATAAAAATTGCAAATCGTAACAGTGGAAACTCAGAGTTTCTAAACTCAAATCACAATCAATCACTCTTACAATCGAAAGGATGA
- a CDS encoding adenylate/guanylate cyclase domain-containing protein translates to MIPLPELSNHPSAIEYFWYKLPWAVPNFFTMFVGLAITILGILAIKRTNNRPLLYSFIIFTFSFVSLGFALLMRAVVQDQSTILFWNRIGYVGVVLLSPAASFLTYFLTNKNYRILFFTGIISILTVSFAIYGLLTHYDFSEKWFIYSFGKYPIAETPLKVWGLFSAINYLFAFGPASIHFWLKHRSDFQENKILFLGLHICGLLVITNLPSLVGYSVFPLSSFAFIPLSILGYGIFRSDFLNLNDLLFKQRGLFYFLSGFITTVLILIAYLVSFYFHPNVQLTAYSRPYFLVPLLSSVVVFALAIYIAGSNPDQKLNMLASISFFLAGTFTIVMVIIKFDIPLVVSRRIEQIFYTLFIFTPGIHLRFCYALYNKKSPKIVRVVDLVSLVLSVIVWTPYFFSGFYEHPFTRISAGGIGLNLFGILGFLGIAIFLKDWTQIRKERHSKMANFIVASLLFGDLLIILNLPATMGIPIYTFGELQFIPALMIALFIIKLGAIPTSGQATLIGNRVSLMILFFIPISMSFYVLNLVHEFPLSAAIYHAFFVASPIALAFYLVSFVFLRSTAVRLDRTIAALAEEKIKTDDALLKSENAKKETEAINHLTNLINSESELPKIINAIANYVHQKYGILATWLLLLDEKNEEIKSVYAEAFIETSEEQRNFVNDLRIPLNVSGGVAYLVWKRKKSMLLPQVKRFEFEIDRRIGEKAKANSFLHVPLVLNNETIGIILFSNFMDRLNISKSEARSIERLCAQVAGVIQRVHLLRETEKQRRDILALNDLIKNLNEKMDIHLIMKKVHKYVKENFNIMYYSLLVADGEKKYLRFVDMEVPDNVTEFQKKRIYEMKIPVKGGQGAHELALRRKKPIYIPDRIGSFERWLSEDDKWVQEICNIRSFIFIPMILNGEVVGILDLSNSETKLDLSVEDISKLSILAEQLAGIIYGSTLFKELEVSKNIAEEERRKNEKLLLNILPHDIAQELKEKGATEPVLYENVSVMFTDFKGFTQIAEVLSPQELIRDLDACFVQFDKITERYKLEKLKTIGDSYMCAGGIPKQNQTHAIDSVLAALEIQAFMNLMKQIKADQGLPFWELRLGIHSGPLVAGVIGEKKFAYDVWGDTVNTASRMESSGTPGKINVSGTTYDMIKEVFECEYRGKVNAKNKGEVEMFYVIGLKKEFSLSEDQRTPNEQFWKYYEALAGTTENVA, encoded by the coding sequence ATGATCCCCCTTCCTGAACTATCCAATCATCCCTCAGCCATTGAATACTTTTGGTATAAACTTCCATGGGCTGTTCCCAATTTTTTTACAATGTTTGTTGGATTAGCAATTACAATACTTGGAATTCTTGCCATCAAGAGAACGAACAATCGTCCTCTACTTTATTCGTTTATTATTTTTACTTTTTCATTTGTTTCATTGGGTTTTGCATTACTTATGCGAGCTGTTGTCCAAGATCAATCCACCATATTGTTTTGGAATCGTATAGGTTATGTTGGAGTGGTATTGTTATCGCCTGCTGCTTCTTTTTTAACTTATTTTTTAACGAATAAAAACTATCGCATTTTATTTTTTACCGGGATCATATCAATCCTCACTGTCAGTTTTGCAATTTATGGATTATTAACTCATTACGATTTTAGTGAAAAATGGTTTATTTATTCTTTTGGAAAGTATCCGATAGCTGAAACTCCTCTAAAAGTATGGGGACTATTTTCTGCTATCAACTATCTTTTTGCTTTTGGTCCAGCATCGATCCATTTTTGGTTAAAACATAGATCCGATTTCCAAGAAAATAAAATATTATTCTTAGGTTTACATATCTGTGGATTACTTGTAATCACCAACTTACCTAGTTTAGTTGGTTATTCGGTATTCCCACTAAGTAGTTTTGCATTTATTCCACTATCAATTTTAGGATATGGAATTTTTCGATCAGATTTTTTGAATTTGAACGACCTGTTATTCAAACAAAGAGGATTATTTTATTTTTTGTCAGGATTTATCACGACTGTCCTCATTTTGATTGCATATCTTGTTTCTTTTTATTTCCATCCCAATGTTCAGTTAACAGCTTATAGCCGTCCATATTTTTTAGTCCCACTTCTTTCTAGTGTAGTTGTATTTGCTTTGGCGATTTATATTGCAGGCAGTAACCCAGATCAAAAATTAAATATGTTGGCTTCAATATCCTTCTTTTTAGCAGGAACGTTTACCATCGTAATGGTGATCATTAAATTTGACATACCACTAGTTGTCTCAAGAAGAATTGAACAAATCTTTTACACTCTTTTCATCTTTACACCTGGAATTCATTTGCGTTTTTGTTATGCGTTATATAATAAAAAATCACCCAAGATAGTTAGAGTCGTCGATCTAGTATCTTTAGTTTTATCCGTAATTGTTTGGACTCCCTATTTTTTTAGTGGGTTTTATGAACATCCCTTTACAAGGATTTCTGCAGGCGGAATCGGCCTTAATTTATTTGGGATTTTAGGTTTTTTGGGAATCGCCATATTTCTGAAGGATTGGACACAAATTCGTAAGGAAAGGCACAGTAAGATGGCAAACTTCATAGTGGCATCTTTACTTTTTGGAGACTTACTTATCATACTCAATTTACCTGCAACAATGGGCATCCCAATATATACATTTGGAGAATTACAATTCATTCCCGCACTAATGATTGCGTTGTTTATCATCAAACTCGGAGCTATCCCAACCTCAGGTCAAGCCACATTGATTGGAAATCGAGTCTCTCTTATGATCCTATTTTTCATACCAATATCGATGTCCTTTTATGTATTAAATCTTGTGCATGAATTTCCTTTAAGTGCTGCGATATACCATGCATTTTTTGTGGCATCTCCGATTGCTTTAGCCTTTTATCTTGTTTCTTTCGTTTTTTTACGTTCTACGGCAGTGAGGTTGGACAGAACAATAGCAGCACTAGCAGAAGAAAAAATTAAAACAGATGATGCATTACTCAAATCCGAAAATGCAAAAAAAGAAACTGAAGCTATTAATCATCTAACAAATTTAATTAACTCTGAATCTGAGTTACCCAAAATCATCAATGCGATTGCAAATTATGTACATCAAAAATATGGGATTTTAGCAACTTGGTTGCTATTATTAGATGAAAAAAATGAGGAAATCAAAAGTGTGTATGCTGAGGCATTCATTGAGACTTCAGAAGAACAGCGAAACTTTGTAAATGATTTACGAATTCCATTGAATGTATCTGGAGGAGTTGCATATCTAGTCTGGAAACGAAAGAAAAGCATGTTACTTCCTCAAGTCAAACGATTCGAATTTGAAATTGATAGACGAATTGGAGAAAAAGCAAAAGCAAATTCGTTTTTGCACGTTCCTTTAGTTTTGAATAATGAAACCATCGGCATCATATTGTTTTCTAACTTTATGGATCGATTGAATATCTCAAAATCTGAAGCTAGATCTATCGAAAGACTTTGCGCTCAGGTAGCTGGTGTGATCCAAAGGGTACATCTACTTAGGGAAACCGAAAAACAAAGAAGAGATATCCTTGCTCTCAACGATTTGATCAAAAATTTGAATGAAAAAATGGATATTCATTTGATCATGAAAAAAGTACATAAGTATGTTAAAGAAAATTTTAACATCATGTATTATTCTTTGTTAGTTGCTGATGGAGAAAAAAAATATCTGCGTTTCGTTGACATGGAAGTTCCTGATAATGTCACTGAATTCCAAAAGAAACGCATCTATGAGATGAAAATTCCTGTTAAGGGAGGGCAAGGTGCACATGAATTAGCCCTTAGAAGAAAAAAACCAATTTATATACCGGATCGAATAGGAAGTTTTGAACGTTGGCTTTCGGAAGATGACAAGTGGGTCCAAGAAATTTGTAACATTCGTTCATTTATTTTTATTCCTATGATTTTAAATGGTGAAGTAGTGGGAATTCTGGATTTATCAAATTCAGAAACAAAACTTGATTTGAGTGTCGAAGACATATCTAAGTTATCAATTCTTGCTGAACAATTGGCAGGGATTATCTATGGTTCTACTCTATTTAAAGAACTGGAAGTTTCAAAAAATATTGCTGAGGAAGAAAGAAGGAAAAACGAAAAGTTACTTCTTAATATATTGCCTCACGATATTGCACAAGAATTAAAAGAGAAAGGTGCCACCGAACCAGTATTATATGAAAATGTAAGTGTGATGTTTACTGATTTTAAGGGATTTACTCAAATTGCAGAAGTGTTGTCACCGCAGGAACTGATTCGTGATTTGGATGCTTGTTTTGTTCAGTTTGATAAAATCACAGAGCGTTACAAACTTGAAAAATTAAAAACGATTGGCGATAGTTATATGTGTGCTGGTGGCATTCCGAAACAAAATCAAACACATGCAATTGATTCCGTACTCGCTGCATTGGAAATCCAAGCGTTTATGAATTTAATGAAACAAATTAAAGCCGACCAAGGGCTTCCATTCTGGGAATTGCGTTTGGGTATCCATTCTGGTCCACTTGTTGCTGGTGTGATCGGCGAAAAAAAATTTGCATATGACGTTTGGGGTGATACAGTCAACACGGCCTCTCGAATGGAATCTTCCGGAACACCAGGAAAAATTAATGTCAGCGGAACAACATATGATATGATCAAGGAAGTTTTTGAATGCGAATATAGAGGAAAGGTCAATGCCAAAAATAAAGGGGAGGTGGAAATGTTTTATGTAATCGGCTTAAAGAAAGAATTCTCACTTTCAGAAGACCAAAGAACTCCCAATGAACAATTTTGGAAGTATTATGAAGCATTAGCAGGGACTACAGAGAATGTCGCATAA
- a CDS encoding response regulator transcription factor: MSHKSDLPEDKNQIKIGILENDEYFLGELKDRISELKNVSEILTWQTGEILLRDPRLKSIDILFLDIMLPGINGIEVVKILSEKNENIKVIMLTNMNSDEMIFNSIKNGALGYLLKSELGQIQSIIDVLLEGGAYITPTIALRVFSSFRKPLDKPKVYLTDREKQILELLVKGKTIPLVSKFLNLSEHTVQGYVKSIYRKLQVHNRSELAMKVQEYSIL; encoded by the coding sequence ATGTCGCATAAATCGGATTTGCCTGAAGATAAAAATCAAATCAAAATTGGAATCTTAGAAAATGACGAATACTTTTTAGGTGAATTAAAAGATCGAATTTCTGAATTAAAAAACGTTTCTGAAATTCTAACTTGGCAAACTGGAGAAATTTTACTAAGGGATCCTCGACTCAAAAGTATTGATATTTTGTTTTTAGATATCATGTTGCCTGGGATCAATGGGATCGAAGTTGTTAAGATTCTATCGGAAAAAAACGAAAACATTAAAGTGATTATGTTAACGAATATGAATTCCGATGAAATGATTTTTAATTCCATCAAAAACGGAGCTTTGGGATATCTATTAAAATCAGAGCTGGGACAAATCCAAAGTATCATTGATGTTTTGTTAGAGGGAGGTGCTTATATCACTCCTACAATTGCCTTAAGAGTTTTTTCCAGCTTTAGAAAACCACTCGATAAACCAAAGGTTTATTTAACTGATCGTGAAAAACAAATTTTAGAATTATTGGTAAAAGGGAAAACAATTCCTCTTGTTTCAAAATTTTTAAACCTAAGTGAACACACAGTCCAAGGTTATGTGAAATCAATTTATCGAAAACTACAAGTTCATAATCGATCTGAATTGGCTATGAAAGTGCAAGAATATTCTATTTTATAA